The DNA region GTAGTTCTATGTAAGGCCAAGTgggtttatttcatcctaccGTGTGGGTATTGCCCCATGATAGGATAGATGGCTAATATTTGCCCATGCATATATACCGACGAAGTGCATAATAATTTCagattggaaaaaaaattattatcccGATATTTAAGTATAAAAAttcattataaaatttttaatattttattttattcagttaATATTAAATTCCAGTATCActaatatgaaaattaaaagTCACTATTATGAAGGAAAAAAAAGCAAATGAAGTATTCATGTTTTTTCAATAATTTGTTCCAAATTCAAAGTTTTTATATCAGATGAACTACAAATAATCGACTTCCGTCCATTTGCATTATTGAAAACAAAAACGTCACACAGAAGAAATGCATCTTCATCACCAACAAACACGAGTGTTTCACTTACTTTGATTCTCCATACACGGACTACTAACACATACCCCAAGGAAACGAGCAAAAGGATTTTGATCATATGGCAAGCACAAGCCCTGGGACGGCTTTCCCGACCCAGTCAGGAAGATTGCTCTCCCATAAGGACGTGCAACTCAGCGGCAGGGCGCCGGTCGGTGCATTCGTGTTCCCGAACCGGGTGACTGTGAGCGAGGTGTTGAAGTACTCCCTCACTTGGGTGATTATCCCATCGGCCACGGTCCAAGCGTGAACCCACGCAATGGAGCGGGACTGGTCGAACCCTTCTGCCAGGACGGTGGGGCCGAAGGCGGAGAGGCGGTGCGGCGAGAACCGGAACTGCGAGTCATGTTCCCCGGTGAGGAGGCGCATCAAGAACTGGTATGACGGCGGGCCATGGAACCACCACTCGAGGTCGGGGGCGAGGATCTTCTGGATTGCCTCCGTGTCCCAGGTCTTCAAGGCGGCATAGAGGGCCGCGACCACCGCTTTGTTTCTAGAATCCTCCGGAGTTTCTTGATTCGACGCCAGTTCACTTCCTATGCAGAGTGAGAGAGAGaggaaggtgcatgagaaggaTTTGGGAGTTGAACCGATTATATAGAGAAATTGAAGGGTTTATTGGGTAATCATTACGTGCAAACTGCAAAATTATATGATAAATGTTATATGATAAAAACGGACTCacgaaatatatttgaaatgtttaaattatttggaaaaaaaatcaaaaatatatttagaataattttatcatttcaaatacACTTTGTAACTTAATATGTAACCCTAAGTGTAAACGTATCATGatcaaaattatattatgtttttGTAAGACGGTTTTGATCTGTTAGACGTGTTAATCttatcgatatttacaataaaaagtaatacttttagcataaaaaataatatgttttcacggatgacccaaataagatattcgacccacgaaattgatccgtgagaccgtctcacaagagtttttatgtaagttttgatatttaattaaaaaattttgagaaagaaataaaaaagtTGCATTTGTATTGGTGAGATTAGTTTTGACAGAATActgatattaaatattttaaaaatctgttgattttatttatatataatggtAACTGATA from Primulina tabacum isolate GXHZ01 chromosome 14, ASM2559414v2, whole genome shotgun sequence includes:
- the LOC142525016 gene encoding wound-induced protein 1-like → TLQFLYIIGSTPKSFSCTFLSLSLCIGSELASNQETPEDSRNKAVVAALYAALKTWDTEAIQKILAPDLEWWFHGPPSYQFLMRLLTGEHDSQFRFSPHRLSAFGPTVLAEGFDQSRSIAWVHAWTVADGIITQVREYFNTSLTVTRFGNTNAPTGALPLSCTSLWESNLPDWVGKAVPGLVLAI